From Drosophila nasuta strain 15112-1781.00 chromosome X, ASM2355853v1, whole genome shotgun sequence, one genomic window encodes:
- the LOC132796457 gene encoding testis-expressed protein 10, which translates to MGGHHKKNLRAEKAKVKLKGAKLPKGLNVTKTDFKVRKIEIRGQLKEFSSSGERQLNLKEILSRLKHHNLKFRTDALRNVRDAVKQGQAEHLIGHLNELFQGIAAGALDMEREVRRESCKTLDVVLEALPTQAMVPFFHIIAAYLRCAMTHVQPAIQEDSLLLLDVLLQRVPARTLAERSAATIIGHFIDMISRSRHDTQQANRVLTVRLTQGQQTTVKWRTKVLQRLQQILGTLLLVEQQPELAKQSSAARVEHYDGERAQYYNVWLPMKVDGRGLHALLGKRQRQTSDEQLRGYVQQLMPLLQDNWLEVRPQQQQTKEKEQQLKEQLLLSVDAAESLHVLLDIMTQLWQLVQQHEAAQQQQLELEPTHELSQWLRDNYAQSFLRHFLKECSFPYQRVPQVMPQTATGKRRKLLHASAGGELCVPQNLRLVQLVCRFFPLAQPEQHDDYGSLLHYVQQCVRQLRTLSPEEQLRLVAALRALLLDNGAALLQLQAHQMGGLMQLCIEAYVEQHFTTREGCATRMLQLLGEIVQRRQLYEGYGGELQFERLLNYLPQLLLKPSVADATLTAMSTLCRQQNGILLAALAELAPQVLDNVAKLQVTGAVDKDFEQQKRIVNLYYYARQRSEPGRLEAVLKELEQQENAQQVASYLKCVLSYD; encoded by the coding sequence ATGGGTGGACATCACAAAAAGAACTTGCGCGCCGAGAAAGCGAAAGTGAAACTGAAGGGCGCCAAGCTGCCCAAAGGCTTAAATGTGACCAAAACCGATTTCAAGGTGCGCAAAATCGAGATACGCGGCCAACTCAAAGAattcagcagcagcggcgaaAGGCAATTGAATCTGAAGGAGATACTTTCGCGACTAAAGCATCACAATCTCAAGTTTCGCACCGATGCATTGCGCAATGTACGCGATGCCGTCAAACAGGGACAGGCGGAGCATCTAATCGGGCATCTGAATGAACTCTTCCAAGGCATTGCGGCCGGTGCACTGGACATGGAGCGCGAAGTACGTCGCGAATCCTGCAAGACGTTGGACGTGGTGCTCGAGGCGCTGCCCACGCAAGCGATGGTGCCGTTCTTTCACATCATTGCCGCCTATCTGCGGTGTGCGATGACGCATGTGCAGCCGGCGATTCAAGAGgattcgctgctgctgctcgatgTGCTGCTCCAGCGTGTGCCCGCACGCACACTGGCCGAGCGCAGTGCTGCCACGATCATTGGACACTTTATTGACATGATATCGCGTTCACGTCACGACACACAGCAGGCGAATCGTGTGCTCACCGTGCGCTTGACCCAGGGACAACAGACGACGGTGAAGTGGCGCACCAAAGTGCTGCAGCGACTGCAGCAAATCCTTGGCACGCTGCTGCTGGTAGAGCAACAGCCGGAGCTGGCCAAGCAGTCATCAGCAGCACGTGTCGAGCACTACGATGGAGAGCGTGCGCAGTATTACAATGTGTGGCTGCCGATGAAAGTGGATGGACGTGGATTGCATGCGCTGCTGGGCAAGCGACAACGTCAGACATCGGATGAGCAGCTGCGTGGGTATGTGCAGCAGTtgatgccgctgctgcagGACAACTGGCTGGAGGTGcgaccacaacagcagcagacgaaGGAGAAGGAGCAGCAGCTCAAGGAGCAATTGCTGCTCAGCGTGGATGCGGCCGAGAGTCTCCATGTGCTGCTGGACATCATGACGCAGCTGTGGCAGCTGGTGCAACAGCACGAGGCggcccaacagcagcagctagagCTGGAGCCGACGCATGAGCTCAGCCAATGGCTGCGTGACAATTATGCGCAGAGTTTCCTTCGGCACTTTCTCAAGGAGTGCAGCTTTCCCTATCAGCGTGTGCCACAAGTGATGCCCCAAACTGCCACCGGCAAGCGTCGCAAGCTGTTGCATGCCTCCGCTGGCGGCGAACTGTGCGTGCCACAGAATCTGCGACTCGTCCAACTTGTGTGTCGTTTCTTTCCGTTGGCGCAACCGGAACAACACGATGACTACGGATCCCTCTTGCACTATGTGCAGCAATGTGTGCGGCAACTGCGAACGCTGTCGCCCGAAGAGCAGCTGCGTCTGGTGGCCGCATTGCGTGCACTTCTGCTGGATAACGGTGCGGCGCTGTTGCAGCTACAGGCGCATCAAATGGGCGGCCTCATGCAGCTGTGCATCGAAGCGTATGTGGAGCAGCATTTCACCACGCGCGAAGGATGCGCCACTCGCATGCTTCAGCTGCTCGGCGAGATCGTTCAACGCCGGCAGCTCTACGAAGGCTACGGCGGCGAACTTCAGTTCGAGCGGCTGCTCAACTATCTGCCACAGTTGCTGCTCAAGCCGAGTGTCGCGGATGCCACGTTGACAGCGATGTCCACGCTGTGCCGCCAGCAAAATGGCATTCTCTTAGCCGCACTCGCCGAGCTGGCGCCTCAGGTGCTCGACAATGTGGCCAAGCTGCAGGTGACGGGCGCCGTTGACAAGGATTTTGAGCAGCAAAAGCGCATTGTTAATCTGTACTATTATGCGCGACAGCGCAGCGAACCTGGACGATTGGAGGCGGTGTTGAaggagctggagcagcaggAGAACGCGCAACAAGTCGCCAGCTACCTGAAGTGTGTCCTCAGCTATGATTAG
- the LOC132796332 gene encoding uncharacterized protein LOC132796332, whose amino-acid sequence MTKTAPLKGGRKKPATARYFDAGAEQSADAKHVKLKRKTQQNFTGDFIKMQERYKLKQPHNEKRQPAKAENDNNKKKKHQLPQELLDKYSRGDAVEARGVKTRHFKAQQERKEVYHTYANEQAARTELLLQETAGQLEADEEETTASYRQSEIAANVDLQSASKHFELKLEHGPYSMRYTKNGRHLLLGGRRGHVAAFDWVTKKLHCEFNVMESIADVQWLHVPTMYAVAQKEWTYFYDKKGTELHCVKRLAQVNRLDFLPYHFLLAAANNAGYLSWLDVSMGQLVGNFNTNLGDIRLMRHNPANGVLCVGGGKGVVSMWSPKVREPLVKLLSHTTAMTALTVDPKGLHLVTAGLDRQVKVWDIRQLGAEPLAVYRLRLPANEVEVSQRGMLALSQGTYLESYTHVIGSGGGGTRYSHNLPYLRQRCDAFVHGMRFCPYEDVLGIATAKGFQSLLMPGAGEPNYDALEDNPYETSKQRREHEVHALLEKIPPELITLDPHEITAVDAPTLQEKVDAKRQLFQLKPPRINMQPRHKMKGRGGSAKMARNKQIVKDLQRKEFITELRKTKQSVIAAHKQQDEGAEGVNKKKPKAARSVLDRFKAKPVKKQQTKK is encoded by the exons ATGACAAAAACAGCACCGCTGAAAGGCGGACGGAAAAAGCCGGCGACAGCGCGTTACTTTGATGCCGGCGCCGAGCAATCCGCCGATGCGAAACACGTGAAACTCAAAcgcaaaacacaacaaaatttcaCTGGCGACTTCATCAAAATGCAAGAGCGCTACAAACTGAAGCAGCCACACAACGAAAAGCGACAACCAGCAAAAGCAgagaacgacaacaacaagaagaagaaacatCAGTTGCCCCAGGAGCTGCTTGACAAATATTCGCGCGGCGATGCCGTCGAAGCGCGCGGTGTTAAGACCCGTCACTTCAAGGCGCAACAGGAGCGCAAAGAAGTCTATCACACATATGCTAACGAGCAGGCGGCACGCACGGAGCTGTTGCTGCAGGAGACCGCTGGCCAACTGGAAGCGGACGAGGAGGAAACGACAGCCAGCTATCGCCAGTCGGAGATTGCGGCAAACGTTGATCTGCAGTCGGCGTCGAAGCATTTTGAGCTAAAACTCGAACACGGTCCGTACTCGATGCGGTACACGAAGAACGGTCGTCATTTGCTGCTGGGGGGTCGACGTGGTCATGTTGCCGCCTTTGATTGGGTGACCAAGAAACTGCACTGTGAATTCAATGTGATGGAAAGCATCGCGGATGTCCAGTGGCTGCATGTGCCCACCATGTATGCGGTGGCCCAGAAGGAATGGACGTATTTCTACGACAAGAAGGGCACCGAGCTGCACTGCGTCAAGCGCTTGGCGCAAGTCAATCGCCTCGACTTTTTGCCCTATCACTTTCTgctggctgccgccaacaatGCCGGCTATTTGTCCTGGCTGGACGTATCGATGGGCCAGCTGGTGGGCAACTTCAATACGAACCTCGGTGATATACGTCTGATGCGTCACAATCCCGCTAACGGTGTGCTGTGTGTGGGCGGCGGCAAAGGTGTCGTGTCCATGTGGTCACCAAAGGTGCGTGAACCGTTGGTCAAGCTGCTGTCGCACACCACAGCGATGACGGCGCTCACGGTGGATCCCAAGGGACTGCATCTGGTTACAGCAGGTCTCGATCGTCAGGTCAAGGTCTGGGACATTCGTCAGTTGGGCGCCGAGCCCTTGGCCGTCTATCGTCTGCGTCTGCCGGCCAACGAGGTGGAGGTTTCGCAACGCGGCATGTTGGCCCTCTCCCAGGGCACGTATCTGGAGAGCTATACGCATGTGATTGGCAGCGGCGGAGGTGGAACGCGTTATAGCCACAATTTACCATATTTACGACAACGTTGCGATGCCTTTGTCCATGGCATGCGCTTTTGTCCCTACGAGGATGTCTTGGGCATTGCCACGGCCAAGGGTTTCCAATCACTGCTCATGCCGGGCGCTGGTGAACCCAACTACGATGCCCTGGAGGACAATCCGTATGAGACAAGCAAACAGCGACGGGAGCATGAAGTTCACGCTCTGCTGGAGAAGATTCCGCCAGAATTGATCACGTTAGATCCGCATGAAATTACGGCGGTGGATGCGCCCACGCTGCAGGAGAAGGTTGATGCCAAGAGGCAGCTGTTCCAGCTGAAGCCACCGCGCATCAACATGCAGCCCAGGCACAAGATGAAGGGTCGCGGCGGCAGCGCCAAGATGGCGCGCAACAAACAGATCGTCAAGGATCTGCAACGCAAG GAATTCATCACGGAGCTGCGCAAGACTAAACAGAGCGTTATTGCCGCCCACAAGCAGCAGGACGAAGGCGCAGAAGGAGTCAACAAGAAGAAGCCCAAAGCTGCGCGCTCAGTGCTCGATCGCTTCAAGGCGAAGCCCGTCAAGAAGCAGCAGACGAAAAAGTAG